A window of Gouania willdenowi chromosome 12, fGouWil2.1, whole genome shotgun sequence contains these coding sequences:
- the oacyl gene encoding O-acyltransferase like protein gives MALRQVVMLLLVGICAALGMGTASVVQTCKKDTDTFLWEINQDKPKQYAVDMYDAFGKMGSNIEGGNANQPGLLQQCRSAHGPSFSGQYCQVFLRQGKVEYFVGICVPDSCAEEEVQQMVLQNKLQMDRMSLIPPLPSILVNDSTQEMFMTHCLSNTVYPDASDITCLCVCCVMVALPLVASLITMITEWQRHRQISPTVESTCLHTDLNLYGTLTPTRETQSRASEKISSSGATSTCWSQSCWNGFLQAFSLQNTSRNVLSMSSHIPGGGFSSVNGIRVLSLLWIICGHSAQFPVINNLDNYKNWKATVENSPFYVLSISGPVFLAVDTFLLLGGMLSSRSLLSIIEKSDNQLSLKLVANYLAKRIKRIQPLHLFIMCLTIGLISLVQWGPYWFPFINTLMDCKTYWWANLFLISNLLPVHEICIPWTWYLSLDFQCYATTPVLVFFYRLHRGVFSVVAGSLLLMTITVSAIITGLLHLPVFQPSTMTSEKYVLYYYVKPYTRYSPFLIGILIGIYLTTRKDQLLKSKWQAALGWFGALAVMAVVVGVAYILKDTPAYVSVPHSLYQGLHRPLWALSVAWIILACEEGYGGFIKEFLSMNVWVPLSNISFACYLIHPVFIILYIGLQDTPIHFTNINFMYLFLGHLVLTLVVSYVLNVLLEKPYLLLKWNM, from the exons ATGGCTCTAAGGCAGGTCGTGATGCTTCTGTTGGTGGGAATATGTGCAGCTCTGGGAATGGGAACGGCCTCCGTGGTTCAAACATGCAAGAAGGATACGGACACTTTCCTTTGGGAAATTAACCAGGACAAGCCTAAACAATACGCTGTTGACA TGTACGATGCTTTTGGAAAGATGGGCAGCAATATTGAAGGAGGAAACGCCAACCAGCCAGGTTTGCTGCAGCAGTGCCGCTCGGCTCATGGACCGAGCTTCTCTGGGCAGTACTGCCAGGTGTTCCTCAGGCAG GGAAAAGTCGAATACTTTGTTGGTATTTGTGTTCCTGATTCCTGCGCAGAAGAAGAGGTTCAGCAAATGGTGTTGCAGA ACAAACTTCAGATGGATCGGATGTCCCTCATTCCTCCATTACCATCTATCCTGGTCAATGATTCCACTCAGGAGATGTTCATGACTCACTGCTTGTCCAACACTGTTTACCCTGATGCGTCAGACATCACTTGCCT gtgtgtgtgctgtgtgatGGTGGCACTTCCTCTTGTTGCCTCTTTGATCACAATGATAACAGAGTGGCAGAGGCACAGACAGATCAGTCCCACAGTGGAGTCCACTTGTCTGCACACAGACCTCAACCTCTACGGAACATTGACTCCTACCAGGGAAACGCAGAGCAGAGCATCAGAGAAAATCA GCAGCTCTGGAGCAACATCAACATGTTGGAGCCAAAGCTGTTGGAATGGGTTCCTCCAAGCGTTCTCACTCCAAAACACCAGCAGGAATGTCCTCAGCATGTCCTCACACATCCCAGGAGGAGGCTTCTCTTCTGTGAACGGTATCCGTGTTCTCAGTCTGCTCTGGATCATCTGTGGCCACTCAGCACAGTTTCCTGTGATTAACAACCTGG ATAATTATAAAAACTGGAAGGCAACAGTTGAGAACAGTCCTTTTTATGTGCTCTCCATCAGTGGCCCTGTTTTTCTGGCAGTAGACACTTTCCTGTTGCTGGG TGGTATGCTGAGTTCCCGCTCTTTGCTGAGCATCATCGAAAAGTCTGACAACCAACTGAGCCTCAAATTGGTGGCAAACTATCTCGCCAAAAGGATAAAAAG GATTCAACCACTGCATCTGTTCATCATGTGTCTCACCATTGGCCTCATCTCTTTGGTTCAGTGGGGGCCATACTGGTTTCCATTCATAAACACGCTGATGGATTGTAAGACCTACTGGTGGGCCAACCTGTTCTTGATAAGCAATCTTCTCCCAGTTCATGAGATT TGCATTCCCTGGACCTGGTACCTGTCCTTAGACTTCCAGTGTTACGCAACCACACCTGTCTTAGTGTTTTTTTACAGGCT GCACAGGGGTGTGTTTTCAGTTGTGGCAGGAAGCCTTCTATTGATGACAATAACAGTCAGCGCTATCATCACTGGACTTCTCCATCTGCCAGTGTTTCAGCCCTCTACAAT GACATCTGAGAAATACGTTTTGTATTATTATGTGAAGCCCTACACCAGATATAGTCCATTTCTTATAGGGATTCTGATCGGGATTTATCTGACGACAAGGAAAGATCAGCTGCTGAAGTCCAAG TGGCAGGCAGCTCTTGGTTGGTTTGGCGCTCTAGCAGTCATGGCTGTCGTGGTTGGCGTGGCGTACATCCTCAAAGACACTCCTGCCTATGTCTCTGTTCCACACTCCCTGTATCAGGGGCTGCATAGGCCACTGTGGGCTTTGTCTGTGGCCTGGATCATACTGGCCTGTGAAGAAGGCTATGGAG GGTTCATCAAGGAGTTCCTGTCAATGAACGTTTGGGTTCCTCTTTCAAACATTAGCTTTGCTTGTTACCTCATACATCCAGTCTTTATCATCCTCTACATCGGATTGCAAGACACACCGATTCACTTCACAAATATCAATttt ATGTATCTGTTCCTTGGACACCTTGTGCTGACCTTGGTGGTGAGCTACGTCCTCAATGTGTTATTAGAGAAGCCCTATCTCTTACTCAAATggaacatgtaa
- the alpk2 gene encoding alpha-protein kinase 2: protein MSELYIFEGVTEDFILSPSVDPQEVESLHHKHGGKTAIHDCGPHGLMCNADTEAPCHHSFDKRPDAEIDESWIRPHAPDAKNEILVNDVIKVKSEVSKVRRSDSPIEHWLDACQYLTDEDTGGMEGIQGGFPFISDFFDPPRETQVSDCNSDWSEGSGWFANDTGCWQPRVERWSSVDSWASALSDWSEILQAPPEDFSAAFAEIGAEIDALTLGLEKVNVPKEEKHIPVMGVQDQPLLVQNIPQSPIHSSQSCLYLCMEAPGPELQNEASQGIENTCGSTQDEDELEESNSSLFTTTQPLSDSLAGAVVASPGEPGANTPAVTSMLRTTASKDMDLSFCGGEIHSLETESFNTSEDPVFLKIIEDTDLDFHQEQVTKKPSRDELCEVTDEHWIFQADGSRTPSEDHKFSTDPVFLTPQTAAYSHAPGVDTRPEKPFNVNTHLPFDSSPDFKAACQLGPQSGSPKFIITIAPLGVGPTLVCQASRSLETDQTFSKRNPGCFRGIGCERVHQSAAFSTSDGITSKAALENDEELIHKREKTRHTAERSSLEEQQDTECYLFGKQTTTKKIQDVQNLTDVCTDHLFIPHRNHVACVTLNLNDPFASGVAKPIPIAVETNKPELKTAEKMPHKTHKDNKSRSKKDKPTEFHHGAQTTKKQENLSQHVLAQQVSQPATQESHVAILPTGLETKEVNLVIDTKLASEKSTTKHHGKKKKKHAQGTVSGSSVGEATLPLTEVENGAKPKTAKARIDIFEAKLSPKPQSDCSKAGSLDKKCQKPEVKASQTSKPPKPMDHKERLPKTSISPLNDDVIKRRRLSEDRFGKIISALETKLPKSDVSPKSKGEQINADAGAACRKSYSEVVKQKALSKEDFRVVQPIQAAPVSGDPQSLCLWCQFAAVLSDYTVTWTREDKVLTEIKRSAGDESRVSFIISNASHKDLGKYQCCLSTVHGSLSVDYLLTYEVLSEIVIPPSVAITSALPVEVSREEEDVHFSKLIFNEDFLSDRYFGENELVSIITEKVHFGEGMHRKAFRTKLHGGQIPLLVPGHPCVLKVHNAISYGTKNNDELIQKNFTLAVEECHVQNTARQYIQAYTAAAHSVEAFGDVPEIIPIYLIHRPSNDIPYATLEEELIGDFVKYSVKDGKEINLLRRDSEAGQKCCAFQHWVYQKTEGNLLVTDMQGVGMRLTDVGIATCRKGYKGFKGNCATSFIDQFKALHQCNIYCELLELKSLQPKAKKVTAATKPKPQPSATPKKKTFGSMVKGKS, encoded by the exons ATGTCAGAGCTTTATATTTTTGAAGGTGTCACAGAGGACTTCATCTTGAGCCCATCTGTAGATCCCCAAGAGGTTGAAAGTCTCCACCACAAACATGGGGGAAAAACAGCCATCCATGACTGTGGTCCACATGGCTTAATGTGTAACGCTGACACAGAAGCACCTTGTCATCACAGCTTTGACAAAAGGCCAGATGCAGAGATCGATGAGTCATGGATTAGACCCCATGCTCCTGATGCCAAAAATGAGATTCTGGTAAATGatgtaataaaagttaaatcggAGGTTTCAAAAGTGCGTCGCAGTGACAGTCCGATCGAGCATTGGCTGGACGCGTGCCAGTATCTGACAGATGAGGATACAGGAGGAATGGAGGGGATACAAGGAGGGTTTCCATTCATCAGTGACTTCTTCGATCCCCCCAGAGAAACACAAGTGTCAGATTGCAACTCTGATTGGAGCGAGGGGAGTGGCTGGTTTGCCAATGACACAGGATGCTGGCAGCCACGGGTTGAAAGGTGGTCATCAGTGGACAGCTGGGCCAGTGCACTCTCAGACTGGTCTGAGATACTCCAAGCTCCACCAGAGGACTTTAGCGCCGCTTTTGCAGAGATAGGAGCTGAGATAGATGCTCTGACTCTGGGACTTGAAAAGGTGAACGTTCCCAAAGAGGAGAAACACATACCAGTGATGGGAGTCCAGGATCAGCCTCTACTGGTGCAGAACATCCCACAGAGCCCCATTCACTCCAGCCAGAGCTGCTTGTATTTGTGTATGGAAGCTCCTGGACCAGAGCTCCAAAACGAGGCCTCCCAGGGCATAGAAAACACATGTGGTTCTACACAAGACGAGGATGAGTTGGAGGAATCCAACAGCTCCTTATTCACCACTACACAGCCCTTGTCTGATTCTTTAGCTGGTGCTGTGGTGGCCTCTCCTGGGGAACCCGGTGCAAACACTCCTGCTGTCACATCGATGCTTAGAACTACAGCCTCTAAAGATATGGACCTTTCTTTTTGTGGTGGTGAAATCCATTCTTTGGAAACAGAAAGTTTCAACACCAGTGAAGACCCAgtttttcttaaaataataGAGGATACCGATCTGGACTTTCATCAAGAGCAGGTCACGAAAAAG CCCAGTCGAGATGAACTGTGTGAAGTGACAGATGAACACTGGATCTTCCAGGCGGACGGGAGCCGCACTCCATCTGAAGACCACAAGTTTTCAACCGATCCTGTTTTCCTTACCCCACAGACAGCTGCATACTCACATGCGCCAGGTGTGGACACACGACCTGAAAAGCCTTTTAATGTCAATACACACCTACCATTTGACTCCAGTCCGGACTTTAAGGCAGCATGTCAGTTGGGGCCACAGTCGGGGAGTCCTAAGTTTATTATAACCATAGCTCCACTTGGTGTCGGTCCCACCCTTGTCTGTCAGGCAAGCAGAAGTTTGGAAACAGACCAGACATTTTCAAAAAGGAATCCTGGTTGCTTCAGAGGCATCGGTTGTGAGCGGGTACATCAGAGTGCAGCCTTTTCCACTTCGGATGGAATTACAAGCAAAGCCGCTTTGGAAAATGATGAGGAGTTGATTCATAAAAGGGAGAAAACAAGACACACTGCTGAGAGATCTTCACTAGAAGAACAACAAGATACAGAGTGTTACCTCTTTGGGAagcaaacgacaacaaagaagaTCCAAGATGTCCAAAACCTAACTGATGTTTGTACAGATCACTTATTCATACCTCACAGGAACCATGTTGCATGCGTCACTTTGAATCTAAACGACCCGTTTGCCTCCGGAGTTGCAAAGCCCATCCCCATAGCAGTTGAAACTAACAAACCTGAGCTGAAAACAGCTGAGAAAATGCCTCACAAAACTCACAAGGACAACAAATCACGCTCCAAGAAGGACAAACCCACTGAATTTCATCATGGTGCACAGACaactaaaaaacaagaaaacttaTCTCAACATGTTCTTGCACAGCAAGTATCACAGCCAGCAACTCAAGAAAGCCATGTGGCGATCTTACCAACTGGGCTTGAAACAAAGGAGGTCAATTTGGTGATCGACACCAAGCTAGCATCTGAGAAAAGCACAACTAAGCATCatggaaagaagaagaagaaacatgcTCAGGGCACTGTGTCAGGATCAAGTGTTGGAGAGGCTACGCTTCCTCTGACTGAAGTAGAAAATGGAGCCAAACCAAAGACTGCTAAAGCAAGGATTGACATTTTTGAGGCTAAGTTGAGTCCCAAACCTCAAAGTGACTGCAGTAAAGCTGGAAGTCTTGACAAGAAGTGCCAGAAACCAGAGGTTAAAGCATCACAGACCTCCAAACCTCCAAAACCCATGGATCACAAAGAACGCTTGCCCAAAACCTCTATCAGTCCTCTGAATGACGATGTGATCAAAAGACGGCGCCTGTCAGAAGATAGGTTTGGTAAGATCATCAGTGCTTTGGAGACCAAACTTCCAAAATCAGATGTTTCACCTAAGTCAAAGGGAGAGCAGATCAATGCTGATGCAGGGGCAGCTTGCAGAAAATCCTACAGTGAAGTTGTCAAACAGAAAGCCCTGTCTAAAGAAG acttTAGGGTGGTGCAGCCGATCCAGGCAGCGCCGGTCAGCGGAGATCCTCAGAGTCTGTGCCTGTGGTGTCAGTTTGCTGCTGTGCTCTCAGATTACACAGTGACCTGGACCAGAGAGGACAAAGTCCTCACTGAGATAAAGAGAAG TGCAGGGGATGAGAGCAGAGTGTCCTTTATCATCTCTAATGCTTCCCACAAAGATCTCGGCAAATACCAGTGTTGTCTCAGCACCGTGCACGGTTCCCTCTCAGTGGATTACTTGCTGACATATGAAG TACTCAGTGAGATTGTCATCCCTCCTTCTGTGGCCATCACTTCAGCTCTACCTGTTGAGGTGAGCCGTGAAGAAGAGGATGTCCACTTCTCCAAGCTAATCTTCAATGAGGACTTCCTGTCGGATCGCTACTTTGGAGAGAATGAACTCGTCAGTATCATCACTGAAAAGGTTCACTTTGGGGAGGGGATGCATCGGAAAGCGTTTCGAACAAAGCTGCATGGAGGTCAGATTCCCCTGTTGGTCCCAGGACACCCCTGTGTGCTGAAGGTGCACAACGCCATCAGCTATGGGACCAAGAACAACGACGAGCTGATTCAGAAGAACTTCACGCTGGCTGTGGAG GAGTGTCACGTCCAGAACACTGCCAGACAATACATCCAAGCCTACACTGCTGCAGCTCACTCTGTTGAAGCCTTCGGAGATGTCCCAGA GATCATTCCCATCTACCTGATCCACCGGCCTTCCAATGACATCCCTTACGCCACGCTGGAGGAGGAGCTAATCGGTGACTTTGTCAAGTATTCAGTCAAAGATGGCAAAGAGATCAACCTGCTGAGACGAGACTCCGAGGCCGGACAGAAGTGTTGTGCTTTCCAACACTGGGTCTACCAAAAGACTGAGGGCAACCTGCTGGTTACAGACATGCAGG GAGTGGGGATGAGGCTCACCGATGTGGGAATTGCCACCTGTAGGAAAGG ATACAAAGGCTTCAAAGGAAACTGTGCCACCTCCTTCATTGACCAGTTCAAAGCTTTGCATCAGTGCAACATATACTGTGAGCTCCTGGAACTCAAATCCCTGCAACCCAAAGCCAAGAAGGTCACTGCTGCAACCAAACCCAAACCCCAGCCCTCGGCTACCCCcaagaaaaaaacctttggcTCAATGGTGAAGGGCAAATCATAG